The Geodermatophilaceae bacterium NBWT11 genome has a segment encoding these proteins:
- a CDS encoding LysR family transcriptional regulator, protein METRELRYVVAVAEELHFGRAAQRLGIAQPPLSRAISQVERRLGTPLFERTSRVVRLTAAGEVLLREGRAALAAVEAAERRTRRAAPDAGQAGVVLVTKAGASAELLAKLLDAYAAEPDAVAVDVLLCGIGEQEPMLRDGRADVALLHRPYDSTAGLDVEELATEGQLAVLPAGHPLSGRTDVVLADLDDLPGLPAPRWPGPSGVSAGPGPEVRDHAQLLQLIALGRTFAVLPESVRPQLHEGLTAVPVLDAPSVTTVIAWPPHSRSRAVAGLVRTALRL, encoded by the coding sequence GTGGAGACACGGGAGCTGCGCTACGTCGTGGCCGTGGCCGAGGAGCTGCACTTCGGGCGGGCGGCCCAGCGGCTCGGCATCGCCCAGCCGCCGCTGTCCCGGGCGATCAGCCAGGTGGAGCGCCGGTTGGGCACCCCGTTGTTCGAGCGCACCAGCCGCGTCGTCCGGCTGACCGCGGCCGGTGAGGTCCTGCTGCGCGAGGGGCGGGCCGCGCTGGCCGCGGTCGAGGCCGCCGAGCGGCGCACCCGTCGGGCTGCCCCGGACGCCGGGCAGGCCGGCGTCGTGCTGGTGACCAAGGCGGGCGCGTCGGCCGAGCTGCTCGCCAAGCTGCTGGACGCGTACGCCGCCGAACCCGACGCAGTGGCCGTCGACGTGCTGCTCTGCGGGATCGGCGAGCAGGAGCCGATGCTGCGCGACGGGCGCGCCGACGTCGCCCTGCTGCACCGGCCCTACGACTCCACCGCCGGGCTGGACGTCGAGGAGCTGGCCACCGAGGGCCAGCTCGCCGTGCTGCCGGCCGGCCACCCGCTCAGCGGCCGCACCGACGTCGTCCTGGCCGACCTGGACGACCTGCCCGGCCTCCCCGCGCCCCGTTGGCCGGGTCCCAGCGGCGTCTCGGCCGGGCCCGGCCCCGAGGTGCGCGACCACGCCCAGCTGCTGCAGCTCATCGCGCTGGGCCGCACGTTCGCGGTGCTGCCCGAGTCGGTCCGGCCACAGCTGCACGAGGGCCTCACCGCGGTGCCGGTGCTCGACGCGCCGTCGGTCACGACGGTGATCGCGTGGCCGCCGCACAGCCGGTCCCGCGCCGTGGCCGGCCTGGTGCGGACGGCGCTGCGGCTCTAG
- a CDS encoding cyclohexanecarboxylate-CoA ligase — translation MTTTSAVDVHDPRIGYLLAGQAARTPDRELFVFGDRRVTYGEFDAWVRTVAADLVRRGVQRGDRVMVQLPNCLEALALQVAAFRIGAVDMPVIPIYREHEMAQILGDARPTVVAVAAELGPRRPAEETDAILAELGHSPAVRYLVGGTREGWSALPVTGEVPETELPEPLDPDEPTLLLYTSGTTSAPKGALLSSSALLAHLRAFQVALDVDDSCVVLCATPLSHLGGFVAGVVFPAFLGARSVIMPAWQPDEAVAVIEREGASLAMGATLFLADLVQRYEAGAGAGHRLDLYACAGAAIPPVVVQRAEAVGVRAMRCYGMTETAGVCAAAPEDAPVERRSLWDGKVLPGMEIEAVGPDRERLPDGEEGELRIRGPQLLTRYTDTQRTAEQIDDEGWFYPGDVGVVDAEGWVRMSGRLKDIVNRGGEKFSTLDIESTLASHPDVAAAAVTAVPDERMGEAVGAWLVLAPGVEWTGPERMIEHLDAARMAKAKFPTHWTVVPALPATASGKIQKHRLRELG, via the coding sequence ATGACGACGACGTCAGCGGTCGACGTGCACGACCCCCGGATCGGGTACCTGCTCGCCGGGCAGGCAGCCCGCACCCCGGACCGGGAGCTGTTCGTCTTCGGTGACCGCCGGGTCACCTACGGGGAGTTCGACGCCTGGGTCCGCACCGTGGCCGCGGACCTGGTGCGCCGCGGTGTGCAGCGTGGTGACCGGGTGATGGTGCAGCTGCCCAACTGCCTGGAGGCCCTCGCGCTGCAGGTCGCCGCGTTCCGGATCGGGGCGGTCGACATGCCGGTCATCCCGATCTACCGGGAGCACGAGATGGCCCAGATCCTGGGCGACGCGCGGCCGACCGTGGTCGCCGTGGCCGCCGAGCTGGGTCCCCGCCGGCCCGCCGAGGAGACCGACGCGATCCTCGCCGAGCTGGGGCACTCCCCCGCCGTCCGCTACCTGGTGGGCGGCACCCGCGAGGGCTGGTCGGCACTGCCGGTCACCGGCGAGGTGCCCGAGACCGAGCTGCCCGAGCCGCTGGACCCCGACGAGCCGACGCTGCTGCTCTACACCTCGGGCACCACCTCGGCCCCGAAGGGCGCCCTGCTGTCCAGCTCGGCCCTGCTGGCGCACCTGCGTGCCTTCCAGGTCGCCCTGGACGTCGACGACAGCTGTGTCGTGCTCTGCGCGACGCCGCTGTCGCACCTGGGCGGGTTCGTCGCCGGTGTCGTCTTCCCGGCCTTCCTGGGCGCCCGGTCGGTGATCATGCCGGCCTGGCAGCCGGACGAGGCGGTCGCGGTGATCGAACGCGAGGGGGCGTCCCTGGCGATGGGCGCCACGCTGTTCCTGGCCGACCTGGTGCAGCGCTACGAGGCCGGCGCCGGGGCCGGGCACCGGTTGGACCTGTACGCCTGTGCCGGCGCCGCCATCCCACCGGTGGTGGTGCAGCGCGCCGAGGCCGTCGGGGTGCGGGCGATGCGCTGCTACGGGATGACCGAGACCGCCGGGGTGTGTGCCGCCGCCCCCGAGGACGCCCCGGTCGAGCGCCGCTCGCTGTGGGACGGGAAGGTGCTGCCCGGCATGGAGATCGAGGCGGTCGGTCCCGACCGGGAACGACTGCCCGACGGCGAGGAGGGCGAGCTGCGGATCCGCGGCCCGCAGCTGCTCACCCGCTACACCGACACGCAGCGGACCGCCGAGCAGATCGACGACGAGGGCTGGTTCTACCCCGGTGACGTCGGGGTGGTCGACGCCGAGGGCTGGGTGCGGATGTCTGGCCGGCTCAAGGACATCGTCAACCGGGGCGGGGAGAAGTTCTCCACCCTGGACATCGAGTCCACCCTCGCCTCCCACCCCGACGTGGCCGCGGCCGCGGTGACCGCCGTCCCCGACGAGCGGATGGGCGAGGCCGTGGGCGCCTGGCTGGTGCTCGCCCCGGGGGTGGAGTGGACCGGGCCGGAGCGGATGATCGAGCACCTGGACGCCGCCCGGATGGCCAAGGCCAAGTTCCCCACGCACTGGACCGTCGTCCCGGCGCTGCCCGCCACGGCCAGCGGCAAGATCCAGAAGCACCGGCTGCGCGAGCTGGGCTGA
- a CDS encoding SDR family NAD(P)-dependent oxidoreductase — protein sequence MVRHQGRPAGGRLHRGQLAAHCPARRGQRPGRPGRRARRPRPHRTAAVRRLRAGGQEPAPRGRPPGAAGTRRRRRRVGGRPLPRPAGAVRGPGRGAGARRTCGGRGRRPARAVARTARRRHGTAGRPAGRAGHPGGGGVSTDLAGLPVVVTGSTRGLGRAFAEALAAAGARVVVNGTDPDRTAAVVEGITARGGTAVGCVASVAGTGAGTTLVDTCVEAFGSLGLMVTNAGVTRDRSLARMTDAEFDDVLAVHLRGTWDCSRAAVRAMRDTGGAVLHVTSGAGLFGTAGQTNYAAAKAGVVGLTRAMDLELHRHGVRVNALAPVARTDMTAVFETGAVGHALAFPPPETVAPVVVFLASPAATHLHGQVLSFDGSQLSVWTHPAPAATWQRPAWDADAFAAALTDDVQQPRHPDRWGAGIG from the coding sequence CTGGTACGCCACCAAGGCCGACCTGCTGGTGGCCGCCTTCACCGCGGCCAGCTCGCGGCTCACTGCCCAGCACGCCGAGGGCAGCGACCTGGACGCCCTGGTCGACGCGCACGTCGACCTCGGCCTCACCGAACGGCTGCTGTTCGCCGTCTACGTGCTGGAGGCCAAGAACCTGCCCCCCGAGGCCGGCCGCCGGGTGCGGCAGGCACTCGGCGCCGACGTCGCCGCGTGGGTGGACGCCCTCTCCCGCGCCCGGCCGGAGCTGTCCGCGGACCAGGCCGCGGTGCTGGTGCACGCCGCACGTGCGGTGGTCGCGGACGTCGTCCGGCTCGGGCGGTGGCACGAACGGCCCGACGCCGCCACGGCACTGCGGGCCGTCCTGCGGGCCGTGCTGGCCACCCCGGCGGTGGCGGGGTGAGCACCGACCTGGCCGGCCTCCCGGTGGTGGTCACCGGCTCGACCCGGGGCCTGGGCCGGGCGTTCGCCGAGGCGCTGGCGGCGGCCGGGGCACGGGTGGTGGTCAACGGCACCGACCCCGACCGGACCGCGGCGGTCGTCGAGGGCATCACCGCACGGGGCGGCACCGCGGTCGGCTGCGTCGCCTCCGTCGCCGGGACGGGCGCCGGGACGACGCTGGTCGACACCTGCGTGGAGGCGTTCGGCTCGCTCGGGCTGATGGTCACCAACGCCGGCGTCACCCGGGACCGCTCGCTGGCGAGGATGACCGATGCCGAGTTCGACGACGTCCTCGCCGTGCACCTGCGCGGCACCTGGGACTGCAGCCGGGCCGCCGTCCGGGCGATGCGCGACACCGGCGGCGCCGTGCTGCACGTGACCTCGGGCGCCGGGCTGTTCGGCACCGCCGGACAGACCAACTACGCCGCCGCCAAGGCCGGGGTGGTCGGGCTGACCCGGGCGATGGACCTCGAGCTGCACCGCCACGGCGTCCGGGTCAACGCCCTGGCCCCGGTCGCCCGCACGGACATGACCGCCGTGTTCGAGACCGGGGCCGTCGGCCACGCGCTGGCGTTCCCGCCACCGGAGACCGTGGCGCCCGTGGTGGTGTTCCTCGCCTCGCCGGCTGCCACCCACCTGCACGGCCAGGTGCTGTCCTTCGACGGGTCCCAGCTGTCGGTGTGGACCCACCCGGCCCCGGCAGCCACCTGGCAGCGTCCCGCCTGGGACGCCGACGCCTTCGCCGCGGCACTGACCGACGACGTCCAGCAGCCCCGCCACCCCGACCGCTGGGGCGCCGGGATCGGCTAG
- a CDS encoding MFS transporter, with translation MTLLDVSIVSVALPSMQDALGTTASGVQWVVSGYALTFGLVLVPAGRLGDAFGRRRIFLVALVVFVLSSAAAGAAPSVLMLVVARLVQGVAAGFLAPQNSALIQQLFRGPERGKAFGLFGATVGVSTAIGPVVGGLLIGLFGEDLGWRAIFFVNVPIGVVAFVLATRLLPKGRPSGTSTDIDVVGVLLLGVGATLVLLPLVQAESGGIARLWWLFVLGAAALAAFAWWERRVVARDREPVFDVRLLTQTRGYASGVAVGTVYFIGFSGIWLVFALFFQTGLGWTPLESGLAVVPFAIGAAVSAAVAGRLVTRFGRLLTVIGLSVVSTGLAATAVVVWLVPTDILGWVVVPTLLLAGLGGGFVISPNITLTLREVPVRMAGAAGGGLQTMQRFGAALGSAVLPGLFYVVLSSSGQQYPVAAGVALGTAVLGAVAALVIAVLDWRKDRPGGARDVEDAAAEEHAHAHHVH, from the coding sequence ATGACCCTGCTCGACGTCAGCATCGTGTCGGTCGCGCTGCCCTCGATGCAGGACGCCCTGGGCACGACGGCGTCCGGGGTGCAGTGGGTGGTCTCGGGCTACGCGCTGACCTTCGGCCTCGTGCTCGTTCCCGCCGGCAGGTTGGGTGACGCGTTCGGCCGACGACGGATCTTCCTGGTCGCCCTGGTGGTGTTCGTGCTCTCCAGCGCCGCGGCCGGGGCCGCACCCAGCGTGCTGATGCTCGTCGTCGCCCGCCTCGTGCAGGGCGTGGCCGCCGGCTTCCTGGCCCCGCAGAACTCCGCGCTGATCCAGCAGCTGTTCCGCGGGCCCGAGCGCGGCAAGGCCTTCGGGCTCTTCGGCGCCACCGTGGGCGTCTCCACCGCGATCGGGCCGGTGGTCGGCGGTCTGCTCATCGGCCTGTTCGGCGAGGACCTCGGCTGGCGGGCGATCTTCTTCGTCAACGTGCCCATCGGCGTCGTCGCGTTCGTGCTGGCCACCCGGCTGCTGCCCAAGGGCCGGCCCTCGGGGACCAGCACCGACATCGACGTCGTCGGCGTGCTGCTGCTCGGGGTCGGCGCCACCCTCGTCCTGCTGCCCCTGGTGCAGGCCGAGTCCGGGGGCATCGCCCGGCTGTGGTGGCTGTTCGTCCTCGGCGCGGCGGCGCTGGCCGCCTTCGCCTGGTGGGAGCGCCGGGTGGTCGCCCGCGACCGGGAGCCGGTCTTCGACGTGCGGCTGCTGACCCAGACCCGCGGGTACGCCTCCGGGGTCGCCGTGGGCACCGTGTACTTCATCGGGTTCAGCGGCATCTGGCTGGTCTTCGCGCTGTTCTTCCAGACCGGGCTGGGCTGGACCCCGCTGGAGTCCGGGCTGGCTGTCGTCCCCTTCGCCATCGGGGCCGCGGTCTCCGCCGCCGTCGCCGGCCGGCTGGTCACCCGCTTCGGCCGGCTGCTGACCGTCATCGGGCTCAGCGTCGTCTCCACCGGGCTCGCCGCCACCGCCGTCGTCGTGTGGCTGGTGCCCACCGACATCCTGGGCTGGGTCGTCGTCCCCACCCTGCTGCTGGCCGGGCTGGGCGGTGGGTTCGTGATCAGCCCGAACATCACCCTCACCCTGCGCGAGGTGCCGGTCCGGATGGCCGGCGCGGCCGGCGGCGGGCTGCAGACCATGCAGCGCTTCGGCGCCGCGCTGGGTTCGGCGGTCCTGCCGGGGCTGTTCTACGTGGTGCTGTCCAGCTCCGGGCAGCAGTACCCGGTCGCGGCCGGTGTCGCGCTGGGGACGGCGGTCCTGGGCGCGGTCGCCGCGCTGGTCATCGCCGTCCTGGACTGGCGCAAGGACCGCCCCGGCGGCGCACGGGACGTCGAGGACGCGGCGGCCGAGGAGCACGCGCACGCCCACCACGTGCACTGA
- a CDS encoding enoyl-CoA hydratase/isomerase family protein → MTDPSTAITASTSAGVGTITFDRPERRNALSLELFGGLGDHLDAWRTDDDVAAVVLTGGEEMFCAGLDLDLQSGFTQESRAAYAAACLRVYGALLDYPKPTIAACAGPTLGGGCDIAVFCDIRVGAANAVFGFPQVKFGLTPYFSPLWKIVGLSQAKLLTLSGDRIDADEALRIGLVDRLVPTGGVVAEATRIAASIAATTTKSALFNKEMILRSPAMDPISALSFETMAYREIVWHPDVVERISEAYAAIGKRA, encoded by the coding sequence GTGACCGACCCGTCCACCGCCATCACCGCCTCGACGTCCGCGGGCGTCGGCACGATCACCTTCGACCGGCCCGAGCGGCGCAACGCGCTGAGCCTGGAGCTCTTCGGCGGGCTCGGTGACCACCTCGACGCCTGGCGCACCGACGACGACGTCGCTGCCGTCGTCCTCACCGGCGGCGAGGAGATGTTCTGCGCGGGACTGGACCTGGACCTGCAGTCCGGGTTCACCCAGGAGTCCCGTGCCGCCTACGCGGCGGCGTGCCTGCGGGTCTACGGGGCACTGCTGGACTACCCGAAGCCGACCATCGCCGCCTGCGCCGGCCCGACGCTGGGCGGCGGCTGCGACATCGCGGTCTTCTGCGACATCCGGGTGGGCGCAGCGAACGCCGTCTTCGGCTTCCCGCAGGTCAAGTTCGGGCTGACCCCCTACTTCTCCCCGCTGTGGAAGATCGTCGGCCTCAGCCAGGCCAAGCTCCTGACGCTCAGCGGGGACCGGATCGACGCCGACGAGGCGCTGCGCATCGGGCTGGTCGACCGGCTGGTGCCCACCGGCGGGGTCGTCGCCGAGGCCACCCGGATCGCGGCGAGCATCGCCGCGACGACGACGAAGTCCGCGCTGTTCAACAAGGAGATGATCCTGCGCTCGCCGGCGATGGACCCGATCTCGGCGCTGTCGTTCGAGACGATGGCCTACCGCGAGATCGTCTGGCACCCCGACGTGGTCGAGCGCATCTCCGAGGCCTACGCCGCGATCGGGAAGCGCGCATGA
- a CDS encoding nuclear transport factor 2 family protein translates to MTVDAAFLRRFADDWIDAWNSRDTDTVLALLHPDVSWEERVFWPEPLHGREAVRAYVDAIWRAMPEYRVTEVQLFTAVDDGRALVLFEQSGNAPAALHTDRTFRVQGCDVFLGFTDGLLSRYTAAFEIVDMLRQLGALPPREGRKGGAYLLGLTTTPTAPAERTTA, encoded by the coding sequence ATGACCGTCGACGCCGCGTTCCTGCGCCGGTTCGCCGACGACTGGATCGACGCCTGGAACTCCCGGGACACCGACACGGTGCTCGCCCTGCTGCACCCCGACGTCTCCTGGGAGGAGCGGGTCTTCTGGCCCGAGCCGCTGCACGGCCGCGAGGCCGTACGCGCCTACGTCGACGCGATCTGGCGGGCGATGCCGGAGTACCGGGTCACCGAGGTCCAGCTGTTCACCGCGGTGGACGACGGCAGGGCGCTGGTGCTCTTCGAGCAGTCCGGGAACGCCCCGGCGGCGCTGCACACCGACCGGACCTTCCGGGTGCAGGGCTGCGACGTCTTCCTGGGCTTCACCGACGGACTGCTCTCCCGCTACACCGCCGCCTTCGAGATCGTCGACATGCTCCGCCAGCTCGGCGCCCTCCCGCCCCGCGAGGGCAGGAAGGGCGGGGCGTACCTGCTCGGCCTCACCACCACCCCGACAGCACCAGCAGAGAGGACGACGGCATGA
- a CDS encoding SDR family oxidoreductase, giving the protein MTTTALVTGANKGIGYEIAAGLGRLGWAVGVGARDDERREAAVARLREAGADAFGVPLDVTDDASVAAAAALLAERGGLDVLVNNAGVTGGGVQTPSEVGLDAVRAAVEVNVWGVIRLTNAVLPLLRRSPSPRIVNVSSGVGSLTRQSADDGTTGPLSAAYSPSKTYLNAVTVQYAKELKETGILVNMGCPGFVATDLNGFRGTRTPAQGAQTPIRLATLPDGGPTGTYSDDDGPIPW; this is encoded by the coding sequence ATGACGACGACAGCGCTGGTCACCGGCGCGAACAAGGGCATCGGGTACGAGATCGCCGCCGGGCTGGGCCGGCTCGGCTGGGCCGTGGGCGTCGGCGCCCGGGACGACGAACGCCGGGAGGCCGCCGTCGCCCGGCTGCGCGAGGCCGGGGCGGACGCGTTCGGGGTGCCGCTGGACGTCACCGACGACGCGAGCGTGGCCGCCGCCGCGGCCCTGCTGGCCGAGCGCGGCGGCCTCGACGTGCTGGTGAACAACGCCGGGGTCACCGGCGGCGGGGTGCAGACGCCCAGCGAGGTGGGACTGGACGCCGTCCGTGCGGCCGTCGAGGTCAACGTCTGGGGCGTGATCCGGCTGACCAACGCGGTGCTGCCGCTGCTGCGCCGCTCGCCGTCCCCGCGGATCGTCAACGTCTCCAGCGGGGTGGGGTCGCTGACCCGGCAGAGCGCCGACGACGGCACCACCGGCCCGCTGTCGGCGGCCTACTCGCCGTCCAAGACCTACCTGAACGCGGTCACCGTGCAGTACGCCAAGGAGCTGAAGGAGACCGGCATCCTGGTCAACATGGGCTGCCCCGGCTTCGTGGCCACCGACCTCAACGGCTTCCGCGGCACCCGCACCCCGGCGCAGGGCGCCCAGACCCCGATCCGCCTGGCCACCCTCCCCGACGGCGGCCCCACCGGCACCTACTCCGACGACGACGGCCCCATCCCCTGGTGA
- a CDS encoding helix-turn-helix domain-containing protein: protein MALHEVVVLALDTGIAFETGLPHAFLGGAQDETGRPLYRVRTATPDGGPITTSAGYRLLPDGDAALLDGADTVVVPGVSGWPWPTPDEVPADLVAVLRAAASRSRVVSICTGAFVLAAAGLLDGRTATTHWMHAERFARLHPQVRLDPDVLFVDDGDVLTSAGNAAGIDLLLHVVRRDHGNAVAADVARRRVVAPWRTGGQSQFVDRPVPVEAGSGTSATREWALHRLDRALTLDDLARHAGTSVRTLTRHFREETGQSPLRWLTQQRVHRARHLLETTDVSVDRVAEQAGFGSATSLRQHLHAAIGVSPLAYRRTYRGASS from the coding sequence ATGGCTCTGCACGAGGTCGTCGTCCTGGCCCTGGACACCGGGATCGCCTTCGAGACGGGCCTCCCGCACGCCTTCCTCGGCGGGGCCCAGGACGAGACGGGCCGGCCGCTCTACCGGGTGCGCACCGCGACGCCCGACGGCGGCCCGATCACCACCTCTGCCGGCTACCGGCTGCTGCCCGACGGGGACGCCGCCCTGCTGGACGGGGCCGACACGGTCGTCGTCCCCGGGGTCTCCGGGTGGCCGTGGCCGACCCCGGACGAGGTGCCCGCCGACCTGGTTGCCGTGCTGCGTGCGGCAGCGTCCCGGTCCCGGGTGGTGTCGATCTGCACCGGCGCGTTCGTGCTCGCCGCCGCGGGGCTCCTGGACGGCCGGACGGCGACCACGCACTGGATGCACGCCGAGCGCTTCGCCCGGCTGCACCCGCAGGTGCGCCTGGACCCCGATGTGCTCTTCGTCGACGACGGCGACGTGCTGACCAGCGCGGGGAACGCCGCCGGCATCGACCTGCTGCTGCACGTGGTGCGCCGCGACCACGGCAACGCAGTGGCCGCCGACGTGGCCCGCCGCCGGGTGGTGGCGCCCTGGCGGACCGGCGGGCAGTCCCAGTTCGTCGACCGCCCGGTGCCCGTCGAAGCCGGCTCGGGCACCTCGGCGACCCGGGAGTGGGCCCTGCACCGGCTCGACCGCGCGCTCACCCTCGACGACCTCGCCCGGCACGCCGGCACCAGCGTGCGCACCCTGACCCGGCACTTCCGGGAGGAGACCGGCCAGAGCCCGCTGCGGTGGCTCACCCAGCAGCGGGTGCACCGGGCCCGGCACCTGCTGGAGACCACCGACGTCAGCGTCGACCGGGTCGCCGAGCAGGCCGGGTTCGGCAGCGCGACGTCGCTGCGCCAGCACCTGCACGCCGCGATCGGGGTCTCCCCGCTCGCCTACCGCCGCACCTACCGGGGTGCGAGCAGCTGA
- a CDS encoding MFS transporter — protein MLSPVTAAPRTRRIHPAWWVAAVTFLALVGAAAFRAVPGVLIEPLQEEFGWSTSTISAAVGLNMALYGLTAPFAAALMERFGIRRVVVSALLVVAVGSGLTVFMTAPWQLVLCWGLLVGLGTGSMAMSLVATITGRWFVARRGLVSGVLTAGGAAGQLVFLPVVAQVSAAHGWRPAALGTTAAALVVIPLVAFFLRDRPSDVDAVPFGGTAADEPPRATGNAARTALAGLALASRTRVFWLLAAGFAICGATTNGLVQPHFIPAAHDHGMPVTTAASLLALVGLFDIAGTIASGWLTDRVDPRLLLLAYYSLRGLSLFLLPPLFGSDLQASMIAFIVFYGLDWVATVPPTLALCRQHFGARAPVVFGWVFASHQVGSAIAAYSAGVVRDVTGTYDAAWYGAALLCLVAAGLSIAIRKGSAPVPPSAPDPELAAAEDAVTRG, from the coding sequence ATGCTCAGCCCCGTGACCGCCGCACCGCGCACCCGCCGGATCCACCCCGCCTGGTGGGTCGCCGCGGTGACCTTCCTGGCGCTGGTCGGGGCGGCGGCGTTCCGGGCGGTGCCCGGTGTGCTCATCGAGCCGCTGCAGGAGGAGTTCGGCTGGTCGACGTCGACCATCTCCGCCGCGGTCGGGCTGAACATGGCGCTCTACGGGCTGACCGCGCCCTTCGCCGCGGCCCTGATGGAGCGCTTCGGGATCCGGCGGGTCGTGGTCAGCGCGCTGCTCGTCGTCGCGGTCGGGTCCGGGCTGACCGTGTTCATGACCGCGCCGTGGCAGCTGGTGCTGTGCTGGGGGCTGCTCGTCGGGCTGGGCACCGGGTCGATGGCCATGTCGTTGGTCGCCACGATCACCGGCCGCTGGTTCGTCGCCCGCCGCGGGCTGGTCTCCGGGGTGCTGACCGCCGGCGGGGCGGCCGGGCAGCTGGTGTTCCTGCCCGTCGTCGCCCAGGTCTCGGCCGCGCACGGCTGGCGACCGGCGGCCCTGGGGACGACGGCTGCCGCCCTCGTCGTCATCCCGCTGGTCGCCTTCTTCCTGCGCGACCGGCCCAGCGACGTCGATGCGGTGCCCTTCGGCGGCACGGCGGCCGACGAGCCGCCCCGGGCCACCGGCAACGCCGCCCGCACCGCGCTCGCCGGGCTCGCGCTGGCGTCGAGGACCCGGGTGTTCTGGCTGCTGGCCGCCGGGTTCGCGATCTGCGGGGCCACCACGAACGGGCTCGTGCAGCCGCACTTCATCCCGGCCGCGCACGACCACGGCATGCCGGTGACCACCGCGGCGTCACTGCTGGCCCTGGTCGGGCTGTTCGACATCGCCGGCACCATCGCCTCGGGCTGGCTGACCGACCGGGTCGACCCGCGCCTGCTGCTGCTGGCCTACTACTCGCTGCGCGGGTTGTCGCTCTTCCTGCTGCCGCCGCTGTTCGGCTCGGACCTGCAGGCCTCGATGATCGCGTTCATCGTGTTCTACGGCCTGGACTGGGTGGCCACCGTGCCGCCCACCCTCGCCCTCTGCCGGCAGCACTTCGGCGCCCGCGCCCCGGTGGTGTTCGGCTGGGTGTTCGCCAGCCACCAGGTCGGGTCGGCGATCGCGGCGTACTCGGCCGGGGTGGTCCGCGACGTCACCGGCACCTACGACGCCGCCTGGTACGGCGCGGCGCTCCTCTGCCTGGTCGCGGCCGGGCTGTCCATCGCGATCCGTAAGGGCTCGGCGCCGGTGCCGCCGTCCGCCCCCGACCCGGAGCTGGCCGCCGCCGAGGACGCTGTCACCCGCGGCTGA
- a CDS encoding TetR/AcrR family transcriptional regulator: protein MDRAGADDRAPGRRPDGQGQVPHALDRRPGAARHGQRQDPEAPAARAGLSTPVRRTDPVTPPPAGSVRRTRLPTAQRRTQLAEAAGRLFRLHGFHHVSMADVAAAVGITAPALYRHFTDKQELLAAAVGDALDVVEAALGRAPDAPLEEFLDVLATAAVTEHDLWVLLQRELRHLDDARRTPLERRFAGLARRFTAVITRDRPDLPADRARFATTAVLAVLASPSVQRRAPDGARHAAVLAAAALSAARASWAADPDGRVTTARQAPAGRGDQLLDTAVGLFAARGYQAVSLDDIAAELGMAGPSIYHWYATKADLLVAAFTAASSRLTAQHAEGSDLDALVDAHVDLGLTERLLFAVYVLEAKNLPPEAGRRVRQALGADVAAWVDALSRARPELSADQAAVLVHAARAVVADVVRLGRWHERPDAATALRAVLRAVLATPAVAG, encoded by the coding sequence GTGGACCGGGCCGGAGCGGATGATCGAGCACCTGGACGCCGCCCGGATGGCCAAGGCCAAGTTCCCCACGCACTGGACCGTCGTCCCGGCGCTGCCCGCCACGGCCAGCGGCAAGATCCAGAAGCACCGGCTGCGCGAGCTGGGCTGAGCACGCCCGTGAGGAGGACCGACCCGGTGACACCCCCGCCCGCCGGGTCGGTCCGCCGCACCCGGCTGCCCACGGCCCAGCGCCGCACCCAGCTCGCCGAGGCCGCCGGCCGGCTGTTCCGGCTGCACGGCTTCCACCACGTCTCGATGGCCGACGTCGCCGCGGCCGTGGGCATCACCGCGCCTGCGCTCTACCGGCACTTCACCGACAAGCAGGAGCTGCTGGCGGCCGCGGTGGGCGACGCCCTGGACGTCGTGGAGGCCGCCCTCGGCCGGGCGCCGGACGCCCCGCTCGAGGAGTTCCTCGACGTCCTGGCCACCGCCGCGGTCACCGAGCACGACCTGTGGGTGCTGCTGCAGCGCGAACTGCGGCACCTGGACGACGCCCGGCGCACGCCGCTGGAACGCCGCTTCGCCGGTCTGGCCCGCCGGTTCACCGCGGTCATCACCCGGGACCGCCCGGACCTCCCGGCCGACCGGGCCCGGTTCGCCACCACGGCCGTGCTGGCCGTGCTGGCCAGTCCCTCGGTGCAGCGCCGCGCCCCCGACGGGGCACGGCACGCCGCGGTGCTGGCCGCGGCCGCGCTGTCGGCCGCCCGTGCCTCCTGGGCGGCCGACCCGGACGGTCGGGTCACGACCGCTCGCCAGGCCCCGGCCGGCCGGGGCGACCAGCTGCTCGACACCGCCGTGGGGCTGTTCGCCGCCCGCGGGTACCAGGCGGTGAGCCTCGACGACATCGCCGCCGAGCTCGGGATGGCCGGGCCGAGCATCTACCACTGGTACGCCACCAAGGCCGACCTGCTGGTGGCCGCCTTCACCGCGGCCAGCTCGCGGCTCACTGCCCAGCACGCCGAGGGCAGCGACCTGGACGCCCTGGTCGACGCGCACGTCGACCTCGGCCTCACCGAACGGCTGCTGTTCGCCGTCTACGTGCTGGAGGCCAAGAACCTGCCCCCCGAGGCCGGCCGCCGGGTGCGGCAGGCACTCGGCGCCGACGTCGCCGCGTGGGTGGACGCCCTCTCCCGCGCCCGGCCGGAGCTGTCCGCGGACCAGGCCGCGGTGCTGGTGCACGCCGCACGTGCGGTGGTCGCGGACGTCGTCCGGCTCGGGCGGTGGCACGAACGGCCCGACGCCGCCACGGCACTGCGGGCCGTCCTGCGGGCCGTGCTGGCCACCCCGGCGGTGGCGGGGTGA